The Neisseria yangbaofengii genome contains a region encoding:
- the rpmH gene encoding 50S ribosomal protein L34, which produces MKRTYQPSVTKRKRTHGFLVRSKTRGGRAVLAARRAKGRKRLAV; this is translated from the coding sequence ATGAAACGCACTTATCAACCTTCCGTTACCAAACGCAAACGCACCCACGGTTTCTTGGTTCGCTCCAAAACCCGCGGTGGTCGCGCAGTATTGGCCGCACGTCGTGCCAAAGGCCGCAAACG